ATCGGGCAAGACCTTCACAATGGCGAAGGTGATCGAGACGCTGCAGCGCCCTGCCCTGATTCTCGCGCCCAACAAGATCCTCGCAGCCCAGCTTTACGGGGAGATGAAGAGCTTCTTCCCCAACAACGCGGTCGAGTACTTCGTCTCCTACTACGACTACTACCAACCCGAAGCCTACGTCCCGCGCTCCGACACCTATATCGAGAAGGAGTCGAGCGTGAACGAGGCGATCGACCGGATGCGCCATTCGGCCACCCGCGCGCTGCTCGAACGCGACGACGTGATCATCGTCGCCAGCGTTTCCTGCCTTTACGGTATCGGTTCGGTCGAAACCTATTCGGCGATGGTTTTCGACATCAAGGCGGGCGATACGGTCGACCAGCGCGAGCTCATCCGCAAGCTCGTCGCGCTGCAATACAAGCGCAACGATGCCGCCTTTGCGCGCGGGACGTTCCGCGTGCGCGGCGACAATCTGGAGCTGTTCCCCTCGCACTACGAGGACATGGCGTGGAGGATCAGCTTTTTCGGCGACGAGATCGAGGAGATCAGCGAATTCGATCCGCTCACCGGCAAAAAAGGCGCCAGCCTCGATCGCGTCCGGGTCTATGCCAATTCGCACTACGTGACGCCGGGGCCGACGATGAAGCAGGCGATGGAGGCGATCCGCTTCGAGCTTGCGCACCGGCTCGAGGAACTCGAGGCGGAAGGCAAGTTGCTCGAACGCCAGCGCCTCGAACAACGCACCAATTTCGACCTCGAGATGATCGCCGCGACCGGCAGCTGCGCGGGGATCGAGAACTATTCGCGCTTCCTCACCGGCCGCCTGCCGGGCGAGCCGCCACCGACCCTGTTTGAATACCTTCCCGACAACGCGCTGCTGTTCGTCGACGAGAGCCACCAGACGATCCCGCAGATCGGCGCGATGGCGCGCGGCGACCATCGCCGCAAGCTGACGCTGGCCGAATACGGGTTCCGTCTGCCCTCGTGCATCGACAACCGCCCGCTTCGCTTCAACGAATGGGACGCGATGCGCCCGCAGACCTTCTGCGTCTCGGCGACGCCGGGACCGTGGGAGATGGAGCAGACCGGCGGCGTCTTTGCGGAGCAGGTCATCCGCCCCACCGGCCTGATCGATCCCCCGGTCGAAATCCGCCCGGTCGAGGACCAGGTGCAGGACTGTATCGAGGAGTGCAAGAAGACCGCGGCCAAGGGTTATCGCACGCTCGTCACCACGCTCACCAAGCGCATGGCCGAAGACCTCACCGAGTTCATGCACGAGGCGGGTGTGAAGGTCCGCTACATGCACTCCGATGTCGAGACGCTGGAGCGCATCGAGCTGATCCGCGACCTTCGCATGGGCGTTTACGACGTGCTGGTGGGCATCAACCTGCTGCGCGAGGGGCTCGACATTCCCGAATGCGGCCTCGTGTGCATCCTCGATGCCGACAAGGAGGGTTTCCTGCGTTCGGAAACCAGTCTCGTCCAGACCATCGGCCGCGCGGCGCGCAATGTCGATGGCCGCGTGATCCTCTATGCTGATCGGATGACGGGAAGCATGGAGCGCGCCATCGCCGAGACCGACCGCCGCCGCGCCAAGCAGCAAGCCTATAACGAGGAACACGGCATCACCCCGCAGACGATCAGGCGCGAAATCGCCGATATCGTCGCGCACACGGCGAGCCAGGACGGGGTCACGGTCGACACCGGAGACGAGGAAGTGAACAACCTCGTCGGGCACAATCTGCGCGCCTATATCGAGGACCTTGAAAAGCGCATGCGCGAGGCCGCTGCAAACCTCGAATTCGAGGAAGCGGGTCGCCTCAGGGACGAAATCCGCCGCCTCGAAAACGACGAGCTTGGCCTGCCCGACGAGCAGAAGAAGGCCCCGCGCGTCGGGCGCTCGGACGCGGGCCGGGCCGGCACGCGCAAGACGCGCTATGGCAAGACCCGTTTCAAGCGCATGGGCGGCAAGCCGTGAGGAGAATTGCGCTTGTCGCGGTCCTCGCGTTCGCCGCCTGCAAACCGCCGCCCACCGATGCGGGGCTCGACCGCGCGATGCCTGCCGAAGAACCAATTTTCGCATCCGACCCACTCCCCTCGCCCGACACCGAAGGCGCAATGTGGGCACCTTCAACCGAGGAGGGACGGATCATCTACGGTAAGCCGGGCGAACCAGCGCTCGTGTCGCTCGAATGCGTGGAGCGCGAAGGGCAGTCCGAGGCTTTGCGCATCACCCGCCTCTCACCGGCCGATGAAGGCGCAGGCGCCCTGCTTGCACTGATCGGCAATGGCGCAATCGGCCGGATCGAAGTCGATGCGACGGAGGTGGGAAGCCGCCATGTGTGGCAAGGCGAATTGCCCGCTGCGGACACCGCTTGGGAACCGCTCGCCGGACCGCGCCAGGTAACGGTCACCGTGCCCGGTGCCGGAATGGTAACCCTCAACCCGAGCGAGATGCCGTGGCAACTGCTGAACGAATGTCGCGGCAATCTCGAGGCTATCGACGAGCCCGAGGCAGAAGCCTCCGACTAGCCGATGCCGACGTCAGCGCCGCTCTTTTGAGGCACGATCGATCAGCATGTCGGTGGTGAGCACCTGCGGCAGCTGTTCCGGCTCGCTGGCACCCGGCTCGTACCACAAGTAGAGCGGCACGCCCGCAGCGCCCTGTTCGGTGAGGAAGCTCGTGATTTCCTCGTCGCGCACAGTCCAGTCGCCAACCATGGCGACGACGCCCGACTTTTCGAAAGCGTCTCGCACCGTCTCGCGTTCGATCGCCAGCCCCTCATTGACTTTGCAGGTCACGCACCAGTCGGCGGTGAACCAGAGGAAGACCGGCTGGCCACTCGCCCGCGCCTCGGCGAGCGCCTCGCGGTTGAAGGCAACGGGTTGGTGGATGCTTTCGGTCTTTTGGGAGGCTTGCGCTTCATAGCTCGATGGAAGAGCGAAGGCCCCGAAGATCAGGAAAGGCGCGGCGACGAGGCCAAATGCTGGCCACGCCATCTTGCCCGCTTTTTGCAGTCGGCCGACCACGCCGAGCGCGAGAACGATGCCGAACAGCATTACGATCGCAAACAATGCGAAACCACGTCCGCCAAGCTGGACGGTGAGCCAGACGAGCGCGAGTACGGTCAGCCCCATCGGGATCGCCATGATTCGCCGAAAACGCTCCATCCATGGTCCCGGTTTCGGTAGCATCGAGCGCAGGGCGGGAACAAAGCCGATGAGCAGGAAGGGAAGCGCCAATCCCAGCCCCAGCATCGCGAACAACAACAGCGCCATCGGCGCGGGCAGCAGCAGCGCCGCTCCCAAAGCCGCTGCCATGAACGGACCGGTACATGGTGTTGCCACAAACGCTGCCAGAAGCCCTGTGGCAAAAGCCCCGCCCGGCTTGCCGCTTTGGGTGATCGAGAGACCCGGAAGCTCGAACAGCCCGGCGAAGTTCACGGTGATGACGGTTGCAAGGACCAGCAACAGAACCACGACGCCCGGCTCCTGCAACTGGAACGCCCAGCCGACCTGTTCGCCCGCCGCGCGCAATGCCAGCATCACTGCGCCTAGGCCAACGCATGCGAGGACCACGCCCGCAGAATAGGCCAGCCCCTCCGAACGCGCCTGCGCTTCGCTTTCCCCTGCACGCGCCAGCGACAGTGCCTTCAGTGAGAGGATCGGGAACACGCAGGGCATGATGTTAAGCAACAGACCACCCGCGAGCGCACCGAGGATCAGCGTCCAGAGCGGCGGGGTCTGCATGCCGACCGGCCCCGCAATGAGCTTGCCGCCGGTCGTGACATCGCCCGGTGCAGCCTCGAAACGCACACCCGAACCGTCCCCGAATGCGAGGATGCCGGAAACTTCGTCAGCCTCGCCAGTGCCAAATTCGTCGAGTGGGATTTCGGCAATCAGCAGGTCGCCTTCGCGGCGGAAGGTCTGGGTGGCAGCGTATTCGACAAGCCGCTCATTGGCGATGAAAGCTCTGGGGCCTGACAATCCGACGCTCCCGGGCAACGGGATTGCGATGCGTAGTTTTCGCCCGGTGATTTCGAACGTCCCTTTGGCATCCAGTAGCGGCGCTACCTCCGCCCGCCAGCGCGCAAAATCGCCTCCTACGCCCGCTCTCAAAACAGCGTCCTGCGGCACGCACACGGTGTCGGTGCAGGCGAGATATTCGACGAAGCCGGTAAGCTCGGGAATGCCCTCGATCACAGCATCCTCGGGCACGCGCACCGGTACCAGCACGGTGAAGCGTCCCTTGTAGATGTGGTTCATCAGCCGCTCGTCGCCAACTTCCTGCACCAGCGTTTCGGGCACGGGATAGAGCGCCTCGCCCAACTCCCAGCCCTCGGGCAGCGCGAGTTGCAACTGCATGCCCTGCCCCGCATCGCCCGGGTTTTTCCAGTAGCCGTGCCATTCGTCCGAACGCGGGGTGAAGGCGAGCGCGAGCATCCATTCCTCGCCCGCGACCGGCATTCCGTCAGCGAGCAATTCGACCGAGATGTTTTCGTCACCGTAACGCGCCTCGGTACGAATCTCCTGCGCGCTCGCTGGCAGTGCAAGAGCACACATTGCGAGGAGCGCAACAAGCCATGCAGCGAAATGACGCATCGGAGAGGGGAACATTCTTGCCTCGAACACGGCGGAACCTCTAGGCGTGACAAGTGGTATTCGCAATGAACGCGCACAAGGTGATATTTTGAACAGTAACGACACACGCGATCTCGTGATCCTTGGCGGCGGACTCGTCGGCATGACGCTGGCGCTGGCGGCGGCGAAGCAGGGGCTGTCGAGCCACGTGATCGACCGCGCCGATCCGGCCGAGCTGACGCGCGAGGGTTTCGACGACCGCGCCACCGCTATCTCAACCGCGAGCTGGCACCTGTTCCGCAATATCGGCATTGCCGAAGGGCTGGAGGAATTCGCCTGCGACATCTCCGCGATCGCGGTGACCGACCAGAACAAGCCGGGGCGGATCGATTTCAAGCCCGAGCCGCACGAGGGCACGCTGGGGCGGATGTTCCCCAATCGCCGCCTGCGCCTCGCATTGTTCGAAGCCGCGGCGAAAGAACCGCTCATCAACTGGGTCTCGAAGGCCGAAGTGCGCGAGCGCCAGCGCAGCGAATATGGCGTCGCTGCGGTGATTGCCCGCGATGGCGGCGAGCCGGAAAAGCTCAAGGGCCGCCTCATGGTCGGCGCGGAAGGGCGCGGCTCGCCCACGCGCGACGCGGCGGGCATCACCATCGCCAAATGGGACTACCATCACCGCGCGATCATTGCGGGGCTCACGCATTCTAAGCCGCACGACAATGTTGCGTGGGAGATTTTCTATCCCGCAGGGCCGTTCGCGCTCCTGCCGATGAACGACGATCCCGACGGCACGCATCGCAGCTCGCTCGTCTGGACGGTCTCCGAAGAGGACGGCAAGGGCGTAATGAAACTGGGCGACCGCGCATTTCTCGCCGAAGTGCAAAAGCGCATGGGTGACGTCCTTGGCGAGGTCACCAGCGTCGGCGCGCGGTCGAGCTGGCCGCTCGGTTTCCACCACACCGCCAAGATCACGGGCGAGCGGCTCGCGCTCATCGGAGACGCCGCGCACGGCATTCACCCGATCGCGGGACAGGGCCTCAACCTTGGCCTGCGCGATGCGGCGGCGCTCGTCGAAGTGCTGACGGACGGTGCGCGCATCGGCCTCGACCCTGGCGATGCGCAATTGCTCAAACGTTACGAGAACTGGCGCGGGCTCGACAGCTTCATGGTCGCGCTTGCAACCGATGGCCTCACCCGCTTGTTTGGCGTGCCGGGCAAGGCAGCCAGCGCGATCCGCCGCCTCGGCATGGCAGGCGTACAGCGCACAGGGCCGCTGAAGCACTGGTTTATGGACGAGGCGCGCGGCGTCTCGGGCGACCTGCCCGAACTGCTCAAAGCCTGAGAAAGTCTATTCGCCGCCCGACGTACCGACCGGGCTCGGCTGCTCGATCCGGTTACCCGCACCGTCGCGCAAGCCTCTCTGGTCGAGCACGGCGGCGGTTTCGATATTTTCGAGCGCGGCCATCACGTCGCGAAACTTCTCGGCATCGGCGATCCACGCCTCGGCTTTTTCGGCACCGGGCATGTTGCGGATTTCGTCGATCGCATTCTGGTAACGACCCTGTTCGAGCGCATAGCGTGCGCGTTCGAGGCGTCTTTCCGGCTGCGGCGACGGTGTGCTTCTGCGCCGGATGACGAAGAGTTCGCTCAGTTCGCGCTTGAACGAGGCCCAGGACGGCCCCTCATCACGCTCCGCCAGCTGCGGTCCAAGGCCCTCGAGCCGCGCCAGCAGCGTGTCCAACCTGATCGGCGGATCGATGCGCGAGAAATTGATGATCGTGTTGACCGCATTGGGCCGCTCGTCGCCGAAACGCAGACGCAGTTGGTCGGCAAGATAGCCGAGCTCGTCCCCCCGCTCGATCACGCGACGGGTGGCAAAAGCAATCAGCAGGGCCTCGGCGCGCGCGGCATTGCCCGCTGCGGCCTGCGCCTGGAGGTCGAGCCGGGCGAGCCGCTGCTCGGCCGCGGCAAGGCGCTGGTCGAGCCCGCCCTGCTGCTCGGCAAGGCCGGTAACCGCCTCGACCGCTTCTTCGGCGCTTGCGGTTTCGCTTGGGCTGGCGAGCGGCGTCGGGGATGGGGAAAGCGCGCCGGTGGGCGATGCGGTGGGGCTCGTCGAAGCGAGTGCGGCAGGCTGTCGGGTATCCACCGCCTCCTGCTCGCTCACATTGTACCAGACGACATAGCCGACCAGCAGGCCGCCAATTGCAAATGAAGAAATTGCTGCCAGCAACATGCCTTTCCCGGAGGAAGGCTTTCGCCGGCTTCCATACTTAGAAGCCATCGTTTCCCGTTCTACGACCCGTGTTTTCGCGCCTTTTTGGCGTCTCCCACCGCCCTGTTATTGGCACAAGGTTTCCACCAACGCCAGAAGGTCGGCATCGGTGGGCTGCGGTGATACGTGGATAGCGCCCCAATTCTTTCCCGCGGCTGAAGCGATGCGCGGACCAAGTGCAGCGATTTCGAGTGACGAGCGGTCGATGCCAAGCTCATCGCACTCGCGCGCGAAATGGCGTGCGGCAATCGCGGAATGGAGCAGGATCACGGTTCGCGTCCCGTCGGAAGGCAAAGCTGCCCGGTCAAGCGGAAGGGCGACACTTTCGTAAGCGGTAACCGTTCCGACAGTTATTCCCTCAGGCACGTTCAGCGATACTCTTTCGACCCCGGAGATCCTCAAGAGGCGCGCGGGAGGTTCGATCCTGTCGAGAACGTCTTGCAGACCGCCTTTGCCAACCACCCCCACGTCAAATCCGAAGTCTCGAACCGCCTTTTCGGTCGCTTCGCCAACAACATGCGCGACAAGACCGAGAAACTGGTTGAGGTTCTTGCCGCCATGCCGGATTGCATTTGCGCTTCCGATCAGGAGACCGTCGAAGTCTTCGGGTTCTGGCGGATCCCAGGGGAGCGGTCGGATCTCGAACAGCGGCACACCGACCATATCGAGGCCCCGCGCGCGGCCCGCCTCGAGCGTCGCGGAAAGCCCCGGCTCGGGCCGGATGGCGATTATCCTGGTCATCCGTCCTGCTGAAAGAGCCCGGTGATCGCCGGACTGGCTCGTTCGAGAAGATCGGCAGCGAGCGCCCTCACCTCCTCGTGCCTTCCCGGCTCGAAGTGGGCGGTGCCTTCGATACGCTCGGAACCATCGGCACTAAACAACGCTGCTCGAAGGATTTTTTCCTCACACACCACCGCAACTGGTGAATGGCATGTCCCGCCCAGCGCGGCGAGAAGCGCGCGTTCGGCTTCGAGTTCGGCGCGCGTGGGCGCATGATCGATGGCGGCGAGCGCTTTGGTCGCTCCGGAGTTTCCGGCGAGACATTCGATCACGATCACGCCCTGTGCCGCGGCAGGAATCCAATCGTCCGTCTCGAGCGGAGTGCCGACATCGGACTGCCCCAATCGTTCTAGCCCCGCTGCTGCGAGGAACGTCACATCCGCCTCGCCCGCCTCGAGCTTGCCCAGCCGGGTGGCTATATTGCCCCTGAAGGTCACGACTTTGCAGTCGGGGCGGAGGTTGAGCAGTTGCGAGGCGCGGCGCGGCGCGCTCGTCCCTACAACGGTCCCTTGCGGGATGGCGGCAATGCTCTCCGCGCCCACAAGGCTGTCACGCCTGTCTGCACGTGGCAGGCAGGCGGCAAAATGCAGTTCGGTCGGCCGGATCGTCTCGACATCCTTCGCCGAGTGGACCGACGCATCGATCCGCCCTTCGGCGAGCCAGATGTCGAGTTCCTTGGTCCAGAGCGCCTTGCCGCCGATCTCGGAAAGCGGACGGTCCAGCACTTTGTCGCCACTCGCGGTCACGGGCACGAGCTCGACCTCGTCCTCCGCCCAGCCGTGCGCCGCACAGAGCCGCTCGCGCGTTTCCATAGCCTGCGCCACGGCCAATGGCGAATTGCGCGTCCCCAGGCGCAGTTTGGCGCCCCCTGCTTGTGCATTACTTCCCATCGCTGCGCTTGCCCTAGCCCGCGCATCAACTAGATGGAAGCGTGATGGGATCGGAACCGCATATTGTCCTCGGAATAGAATCGAGCTGTGACGAGACGGCGGTTGCGCTCGTCACCTCGGATCGCCGTATCCTTGCCCAGCGTATAGCGAGCCAGGAAGCGGAACACGCCCCATATGGCGGCGTTGTCCCTGAAATCGCAGCGCGCGCCCATGCCGAACGGCTCGCGCCGATGCTCGAAGGGGTCATGGATGATGCGGGACTGGAATTGAGCGACCTCGACGCGATTGCGGCTACCGCGGGGCCAGGGCTGATCGGAGGGGTTATGGTCGGTCTCGTCAGCGCAAAGGCGCTGGCTATGGCGGCTGACAAGCCGCTCATGGCGATAAACCACCTCGAAGGGCACGCTCTGTCCCCGCGCCTCGCCGACGAGGCGCTCGATTACCCCTATTTGCTATTGTTGGTTTCCGGCGGTCACTGCCAGATTCTCAACGTCGAGGGTGTGGGCGAGTATCGTCGCCTTGCGACCACGATCGACGACGCGCTGGGCGAAGCTTTCGACAAGACCGCGAAAATCCTGGGGCTGGGCTTTCCGGGCGGTCCTGCGGTCGAAGAACTGGCTTGCGACGGCGATCCTAACGCCGTCCCCCTTCCCCGCCCGATGAAAGGCAGCGCCGAGCCGCATTTCTCTTTCGCCGGCCTGAAGAGCGCGGTCCTGCGCGCGGTCGAAAGCGGCGAACACAAGCCCGCTGATATTGCCGCGAGCTTTCAGCAGGCAGCGGTGGATTGCCTTATCGACCGGCTCGAAAAGGCGCTGAGCGAAAACGGCGCGAGCCCATCTCTCGTTGTCGCCGGCGGCGTTGCTGCGAACCAGACTATCCGCGCTGCGCTCGAGCAGCTGGCCGAAAGCCACGCAATGCGCTTCGTCGCCCCGCCGCTGGCTTTGTGCACGGACAATGCCGCGATGATCGCC
The Erythrobacter sp. THAF29 DNA segment above includes these coding regions:
- the uvrB gene encoding excinuclease ABC subunit UvrB — encoded protein: MSELVIRRGLDEPETGEEFTPHRPARPEKSMPGKKFELVSDYEPSGDQPTAIAELVQGASQGEQTQTLLGVTGSGKTFTMAKVIETLQRPALILAPNKILAAQLYGEMKSFFPNNAVEYFVSYYDYYQPEAYVPRSDTYIEKESSVNEAIDRMRHSATRALLERDDVIIVASVSCLYGIGSVETYSAMVFDIKAGDTVDQRELIRKLVALQYKRNDAAFARGTFRVRGDNLELFPSHYEDMAWRISFFGDEIEEISEFDPLTGKKGASLDRVRVYANSHYVTPGPTMKQAMEAIRFELAHRLEELEAEGKLLERQRLEQRTNFDLEMIAATGSCAGIENYSRFLTGRLPGEPPPTLFEYLPDNALLFVDESHQTIPQIGAMARGDHRRKLTLAEYGFRLPSCIDNRPLRFNEWDAMRPQTFCVSATPGPWEMEQTGGVFAEQVIRPTGLIDPPVEIRPVEDQVQDCIEECKKTAAKGYRTLVTTLTKRMAEDLTEFMHEAGVKVRYMHSDVETLERIELIRDLRMGVYDVLVGINLLREGLDIPECGLVCILDADKEGFLRSETSLVQTIGRAARNVDGRVILYADRMTGSMERAIAETDRRRAKQQAYNEEHGITPQTIRREIADIVAHTASQDGVTVDTGDEEVNNLVGHNLRAYIEDLEKRMREAAANLEFEEAGRLRDEIRRLENDELGLPDEQKKAPRVGRSDAGRAGTRKTRYGKTRFKRMGGKP
- a CDS encoding protein-disulfide reductase DsbD, producing the protein MFPSPMRHFAAWLVALLAMCALALPASAQEIRTEARYGDENISVELLADGMPVAGEEWMLALAFTPRSDEWHGYWKNPGDAGQGMQLQLALPEGWELGEALYPVPETLVQEVGDERLMNHIYKGRFTVLVPVRVPEDAVIEGIPELTGFVEYLACTDTVCVPQDAVLRAGVGGDFARWRAEVAPLLDAKGTFEITGRKLRIAIPLPGSVGLSGPRAFIANERLVEYAATQTFRREGDLLIAEIPLDEFGTGEADEVSGILAFGDGSGVRFEAAPGDVTTGGKLIAGPVGMQTPPLWTLILGALAGGLLLNIMPCVFPILSLKALSLARAGESEAQARSEGLAYSAGVVLACVGLGAVMLALRAAGEQVGWAFQLQEPGVVVLLLVLATVITVNFAGLFELPGLSITQSGKPGGAFATGLLAAFVATPCTGPFMAAALGAALLLPAPMALLLFAMLGLGLALPFLLIGFVPALRSMLPKPGPWMERFRRIMAIPMGLTVLALVWLTVQLGGRGFALFAIVMLFGIVLALGVVGRLQKAGKMAWPAFGLVAAPFLIFGAFALPSSYEAQASQKTESIHQPVAFNREALAEARASGQPVFLWFTADWCVTCKVNEGLAIERETVRDAFEKSGVVAMVGDWTVRDEEITSFLTEQGAAGVPLYLWYEPGASEPEQLPQVLTTDMLIDRASKERR
- a CDS encoding FAD-dependent monooxygenase, whose amino-acid sequence is MTLALAAAKQGLSSHVIDRADPAELTREGFDDRATAISTASWHLFRNIGIAEGLEEFACDISAIAVTDQNKPGRIDFKPEPHEGTLGRMFPNRRLRLALFEAAAKEPLINWVSKAEVRERQRSEYGVAAVIARDGGEPEKLKGRLMVGAEGRGSPTRDAAGITIAKWDYHHRAIIAGLTHSKPHDNVAWEIFYPAGPFALLPMNDDPDGTHRSSLVWTVSEEDGKGVMKLGDRAFLAEVQKRMGDVLGEVTSVGARSSWPLGFHHTAKITGERLALIGDAAHGIHPIAGQGLNLGLRDAAALVEVLTDGARIGLDPGDAQLLKRYENWRGLDSFMVALATDGLTRLFGVPGKAASAIRRLGMAGVQRTGPLKHWFMDEARGVSGDLPELLKA
- a CDS encoding uroporphyrinogen-III synthase is translated as MTRIIAIRPEPGLSATLEAGRARGLDMVGVPLFEIRPLPWDPPEPEDFDGLLIGSANAIRHGGKNLNQFLGLVAHVVGEATEKAVRDFGFDVGVVGKGGLQDVLDRIEPPARLLRISGVERVSLNVPEGITVGTVTAYESVALPLDRAALPSDGTRTVILLHSAIAARHFARECDELGIDRSSLEIAALGPRIASAAGKNWGAIHVSPQPTDADLLALVETLCQ
- the hemC gene encoding hydroxymethylbilane synthase produces the protein MGSNAQAGGAKLRLGTRNSPLAVAQAMETRERLCAAHGWAEDEVELVPVTASGDKVLDRPLSEIGGKALWTKELDIWLAEGRIDASVHSAKDVETIRPTELHFAACLPRADRRDSLVGAESIAAIPQGTVVGTSAPRRASQLLNLRPDCKVVTFRGNIATRLGKLEAGEADVTFLAAAGLERLGQSDVGTPLETDDWIPAAAQGVIVIECLAGNSGATKALAAIDHAPTRAELEAERALLAALGGTCHSPVAVVCEEKILRAALFSADGSERIEGTAHFEPGRHEEVRALAADLLERASPAITGLFQQDG
- the tsaD gene encoding tRNA (adenosine(37)-N6)-threonylcarbamoyltransferase complex transferase subunit TsaD, translated to MGSEPHIVLGIESSCDETAVALVTSDRRILAQRIASQEAEHAPYGGVVPEIAARAHAERLAPMLEGVMDDAGLELSDLDAIAATAGPGLIGGVMVGLVSAKALAMAADKPLMAINHLEGHALSPRLADEALDYPYLLLLVSGGHCQILNVEGVGEYRRLATTIDDALGEAFDKTAKILGLGFPGGPAVEELACDGDPNAVPLPRPMKGSAEPHFSFAGLKSAVLRAVESGEHKPADIAASFQQAAVDCLIDRLEKALSENGASPSLVVAGGVAANQTIRAALEQLAESHAMRFVAPPLALCTDNAAMIAWAGCERIAAQAGELQSDPLDFKARPRWPLDPEAESVRGAGVKA